The Streptomyces sp. RKAG293 genome includes a region encoding these proteins:
- the fabG gene encoding 3-oxoacyl-ACP reductase FabG, translated as MSRSVLVTGGNRGIGLAVANAFLAQGDRVAVTCRESPPPDGKLLAVRCDVTESGQIDAAFDEAERAHGPVEVLVSNAGIIDDVLLLRMREEQFTRVVDTNLTGAYRVARRAARGMVRGGWGRIVLISSVAAVRGAPGQANYAASKAGLGGLARAVARELGSRAITANVVLPGFIPTDINADLPEKVRREALAQIPAGRYGRPEEVAAAVTFLASDAAGYITGALLPVDGGLGMGH; from the coding sequence ATGAGCCGGTCGGTCCTGGTCACCGGAGGCAATCGCGGTATCGGCCTGGCGGTCGCCAACGCCTTCCTGGCGCAGGGCGACCGGGTCGCGGTGACCTGCCGGGAATCCCCGCCACCGGACGGAAAGCTGCTGGCCGTCCGGTGCGACGTGACCGAGTCCGGGCAGATCGACGCGGCGTTCGACGAGGCCGAGCGCGCCCACGGACCGGTGGAGGTGCTGGTCTCCAACGCCGGGATCATCGACGACGTCCTGCTGCTGCGGATGCGCGAGGAGCAGTTCACCCGGGTCGTGGACACCAACCTCACCGGCGCCTACCGGGTCGCCCGGCGGGCCGCGCGCGGAATGGTGCGCGGCGGCTGGGGGCGGATCGTCCTCATCTCCTCGGTGGCCGCCGTGCGCGGGGCGCCCGGGCAGGCCAACTACGCGGCGAGCAAGGCCGGGCTGGGCGGGCTGGCCCGTGCGGTCGCCCGCGAGCTGGGCTCCCGGGCGATCACCGCCAACGTGGTGCTGCCCGGTTTCATCCCCACCGACATCAACGCCGACCTGCCGGAGAAGGTCCGCCGGGAGGCCCTCGCCCAGATCCCGGCGGGCCGCTACGGCCGGCCTGAGGAGGTCGCGGCGGCCGTCACGTTCCTCGCGTCGGACGCCGCCGGCTACATCACGGGGGCCCTGCTGCCGGTGGACGGCGGCCTCGGCATGGGCCACTGA
- a CDS encoding prephenate dehydrogenase/arogenate dehydrogenase family protein, whose product MRTVAVVGGGLIGTSIGMDLHGCGVRVHIIDRDPVTQAVAAERCRGYEGAPPEPADLAVIAVPPGAVAPVLREWQSSGLARCYTDVASAKESVHRAATAAGCALDAFVGGHPMAGSERPGPYAARAGLFTGRPWVLTPDRHTGTAALSAALALVEACGARLVVMGRAEHDRAVATTSHAPHVVASALASAVGAAPQEVVDLCGAGIRDATRIAAGETGLWSDILGSNASAVAAALEPLITELTDALVQLRAVAGAPPGSPPRVLAGLLDRGGEGRARIMTAQPAAAPAPPPVTVPSYA is encoded by the coding sequence ATGCGAACGGTGGCGGTGGTGGGCGGCGGGCTGATCGGCACCTCGATCGGCATGGACCTGCACGGATGCGGGGTGCGGGTGCACATCATCGACCGCGACCCGGTGACCCAGGCGGTGGCCGCCGAACGCTGCCGGGGGTACGAGGGCGCACCACCGGAACCCGCCGACCTGGCGGTGATCGCGGTGCCGCCGGGCGCGGTCGCTCCGGTGCTGCGCGAGTGGCAGTCGAGCGGCCTGGCCCGCTGCTACACGGATGTGGCCAGCGCCAAGGAGTCCGTGCACCGGGCCGCCACGGCGGCGGGCTGTGCGCTGGACGCCTTCGTCGGCGGCCACCCCATGGCGGGGAGCGAGCGACCCGGACCGTACGCGGCGCGCGCCGGCCTCTTCACGGGCCGGCCCTGGGTGCTCACCCCGGACCGGCACACCGGGACGGCCGCACTGTCCGCGGCCCTCGCGCTGGTCGAGGCGTGCGGGGCTCGGCTGGTGGTGATGGGCCGCGCCGAGCACGACCGGGCGGTCGCGACGACCTCGCACGCGCCGCATGTGGTGGCGAGCGCCCTGGCCTCGGCGGTGGGCGCGGCCCCGCAGGAAGTGGTCGACCTGTGCGGGGCGGGGATCCGGGACGCGACCAGGATCGCCGCGGGCGAGACCGGACTGTGGAGCGACATCCTCGGCAGCAACGCGAGTGCGGTGGCGGCGGCACTGGAGCCGCTGATCACCGAACTCACCGACGCGCTCGTCCAGTTGAGGGCGGTCGCGGGCGCTCCGCCCGGATCCCCGCCGCGGGTGCTGGCCGGGCTGCTGGACCGCGGCGGGGAAGGCCGCGCCCGCATCATGACGGCCCAGCCGGCCGCGGCCCCCGCGCCGCCACCGGTCACGGTCCCGTCCTACGCCTAG
- a CDS encoding phytanoyl-CoA dioxygenase family protein gives MDAGQTEFKLTDEEAALLPTDDEVRQYAERGWYLSRKLFTDDEIDVLTSASDRYYAGHRDRTLPVRPARLAYWTPEDGPVQRHNDYIHYEDDRIAAILRKPLLGAVAARLAEADEIRVFQATMIYKPPRPDERTNLVPWHFDKHYWATCTSERMLTAFIPFHDCGTGMGTITMIDGSHRWREAGVVDSATRHFAERDRSELDRMLAQNATHNSTQVTKVPMDIPKGHVSFHHCRTYHGSGPNLSDRPRRAISLHLQDGANRHRPFQLSDGTPVEYNHDVLVRRTPAGEPDYSDPAFCPVVWRTGTGR, from the coding sequence ATGGACGCGGGACAGACGGAATTCAAGCTCACCGACGAGGAAGCGGCACTGCTGCCGACGGACGACGAAGTGCGGCAGTACGCCGAGCGCGGCTGGTACCTGTCGCGCAAGCTGTTCACCGACGACGAGATCGACGTACTGACCTCGGCGAGCGACCGGTACTACGCGGGCCACCGGGACCGCACCCTGCCGGTCCGGCCGGCCAGGCTGGCGTACTGGACTCCTGAGGACGGGCCGGTCCAGCGGCACAACGACTACATCCACTACGAGGACGACCGGATCGCGGCGATCCTGCGCAAGCCGCTGCTCGGGGCGGTCGCGGCCCGGCTGGCCGAGGCCGACGAGATCCGGGTCTTCCAGGCCACGATGATCTACAAGCCGCCGCGGCCCGACGAGCGCACCAACCTGGTGCCCTGGCACTTCGACAAGCACTACTGGGCCACCTGCACCTCGGAGCGCATGCTCACCGCCTTCATCCCGTTCCACGACTGCGGAACCGGGATGGGCACCATCACGATGATCGACGGCAGCCACCGCTGGCGCGAGGCCGGCGTCGTCGACAGCGCCACCCGGCACTTCGCCGAACGGGACCGCTCGGAGCTGGACCGGATGCTGGCCCAGAACGCCACGCACAACAGCACCCAGGTCACGAAGGTCCCGATGGACATCCCCAAGGGCCATGTCAGCTTCCACCACTGCCGGACGTACCACGGCAGCGGACCCAACCTCAGTGACCGGCCGCGCCGGGCGATCTCGCTGCATCTGCAGGACGGCGCGAACCGCCACCGGCCGTTCCAGCTGTCCGACGGAACACCGGTGGAGTACAACCACGACGTCCTCGTCCGCCGTACGCCCGCGGGCGAACCCGACTACTCCGACCCCGCGTTCTGCCCGGTCGTCTGGCGTACCGGCACGGGACGCTGA
- the hppD gene encoding 4-hydroxyphenylpyruvate dioxygenase: MIAGIDHVEFFVGDAQQSSFYLCGAFGFRLCAEGGPETGLTGHRSLLLRQGGVRLVLTSALTATAEAAGYVSRHGDGAAVIAFGTDDARAEFHAAVEQGAAPVREPAEYADAGARVVIAEVAGFGDVVHRFVERHGDPDAFLPGRMQTLAPDPEDGESLFELIDHVAVCVAAGELDRTVAHYEKAFGFAQVFEEYIEVGEQAMNSKVVQSPSGGVTFTILEPDTTRRPGQIDDFIGRHGGAGVQHLAFLAPDIFTAVDRLQQRGARFLATPDGYYDGVAGRIGATTVDAAELRRTNVLIDRDHWGEILQIFTQSMHVRRTYFMEVIERRGARSFGSGNIRALYEAVERDGSSAAAV, encoded by the coding sequence ATGATCGCAGGTATTGACCACGTCGAGTTCTTCGTGGGCGACGCCCAGCAGTCGTCCTTCTACCTCTGCGGTGCCTTCGGCTTCCGGCTGTGCGCCGAGGGCGGCCCGGAGACCGGCCTCACCGGACACCGCTCGCTGCTGCTGCGCCAGGGCGGGGTCCGCCTCGTGCTCACCTCGGCGCTCACCGCGACCGCCGAGGCGGCCGGATACGTCAGCCGGCACGGCGACGGTGCGGCGGTGATCGCCTTCGGCACCGATGACGCCAGGGCCGAGTTCCACGCCGCCGTCGAACAGGGCGCGGCCCCCGTGCGGGAGCCGGCCGAGTACGCGGACGCCGGTGCCCGGGTGGTGATCGCCGAGGTCGCCGGGTTCGGTGATGTCGTGCACCGCTTCGTGGAGCGGCACGGCGACCCGGACGCGTTCCTGCCGGGCCGGATGCAGACCCTCGCCCCGGACCCGGAGGACGGGGAGTCGCTCTTCGAGCTGATCGACCACGTGGCGGTGTGCGTGGCGGCCGGGGAACTGGACCGTACGGTCGCCCACTACGAGAAGGCGTTCGGGTTCGCCCAGGTCTTCGAGGAGTACATCGAGGTGGGCGAGCAGGCGATGAACTCCAAGGTGGTGCAGTCCCCTTCGGGCGGCGTCACCTTCACGATCCTGGAGCCCGACACCACCCGCAGGCCCGGCCAGATCGACGACTTCATCGGCCGGCACGGCGGCGCCGGAGTGCAGCACCTGGCCTTCCTGGCGCCCGACATCTTCACCGCCGTGGACCGGTTGCAGCAGCGCGGAGCCCGCTTCCTGGCCACCCCTGACGGCTACTACGACGGCGTCGCGGGACGGATCGGGGCCACCACGGTCGACGCGGCGGAACTGCGCCGCACCAACGTCCTGATCGACCGGGACCACTGGGGCGAGATCCTGCAGATCTTCACCCAGTCCATGCACGTGCGGCGCACCTACTTCATGGAGGTCATCGAGCGGCGCGGGGCGCGCAGCTTCGGCAGCGGAAACATCAGGGCGCTCTACGAGGCCGTGGAACGCGACGGTTCGAGCGCCGCGGCGGTCTGA
- a CDS encoding L-2-amino-thiazoline-4-carboxylic acid hydrolase, with amino-acid sequence MAERAGDLPLHKFWWLHDARWYQGVLKRYGQEAANEINAEAMLFVARRVARWYTARHDVDFEKLPMDEFVDRFKEIPRVMWPEDMTNYQHHAVGPDTFETVVTEHFALKMLKAARSFDSYRCPCLEMRAGWFEGMGLTVEDSRSECMTSGSEVCRFRATVRRTDPDPA; translated from the coding sequence ATGGCTGAGCGGGCAGGCGACCTGCCGCTGCACAAGTTCTGGTGGCTGCACGACGCCCGCTGGTACCAGGGCGTGCTGAAGCGGTACGGGCAGGAGGCGGCCAACGAGATCAACGCGGAGGCGATGCTCTTCGTGGCCCGCCGCGTCGCCCGCTGGTACACCGCCCGGCACGACGTCGACTTCGAGAAGCTGCCGATGGACGAGTTCGTCGACCGGTTCAAGGAGATCCCCCGGGTCATGTGGCCCGAGGACATGACCAACTACCAGCACCACGCGGTCGGTCCCGACACCTTCGAGACCGTGGTCACCGAGCACTTCGCGCTGAAGATGCTCAAGGCCGCCCGGTCCTTCGACAGTTACCGGTGCCCCTGCCTGGAGATGCGGGCCGGCTGGTTCGAGGGCATGGGACTCACCGTCGAGGACAGCCGCAGCGAGTGCATGACCAGCGGCTCGGAGGTCTGCCGCTTCCGCGCGACCGTGCGTCGCACCGACCCGGATCCGGCCTGA
- a CDS encoding beta-ketoacyl-[acyl-carrier-protein] synthase family protein, whose protein sequence is MSVRSETGVVVTGIGVVSSLGRDLVDTFDALCEGRSQLSRPTPELGEQSLVEVVSQAPDIDPAEVLKPPIDPGVDRFLILALAAAEQAMTDSGLRIGENADPERVAVITSTAGGPLRTYEEQAAARRERGRSAVSPYLCPGMIPNMSAARIAIKYGIRGYSLLLSTACAGGGQAVAEAFRLIREGEADVVVCGGSDAPLHPTVAAAFVNARSLANGYDDPTKASRPFDQDRNGYVLGEGAAMFILERAEHADARGAAGYADVIGWGATTDGYHVTKPRPDGSGAAACMRKAVARAGLRPEDIGYVNAHATSTGLGDIAEARAIRAVFGDETPPVSSTKSVTGHLMGASGAFEAAATVLAVAHGTLPPTFNLDQVGRGCELNHVRGKAYRTEVRAALSNSFGFGGHNISLAIGTPTTRGRRLADGTRSDG, encoded by the coding sequence ATGAGCGTACGGTCGGAAACGGGTGTGGTCGTCACCGGTATCGGTGTGGTCAGTTCCCTGGGGCGGGACCTCGTGGACACCTTCGACGCCCTGTGCGAGGGGCGCTCGCAGCTCTCCCGGCCCACCCCGGAACTGGGTGAGCAGTCCCTGGTCGAGGTGGTCTCCCAGGCGCCCGACATCGACCCGGCCGAGGTGCTGAAGCCGCCGATCGACCCGGGCGTCGACCGCTTCCTGATCCTCGCGCTCGCCGCGGCGGAGCAGGCGATGACCGACTCCGGGCTGCGGATCGGCGAGAACGCGGACCCGGAGCGGGTCGCGGTGATCACCTCCACCGCCGGCGGACCGCTGCGGACGTACGAGGAGCAGGCCGCGGCGCGCCGCGAGCGCGGCCGCAGCGCGGTCAGCCCGTATCTGTGCCCGGGGATGATCCCCAACATGTCGGCCGCCCGGATCGCCATCAAGTACGGCATCCGCGGCTACAGCCTGCTGCTGTCCACCGCCTGCGCCGGGGGCGGCCAGGCCGTCGCCGAGGCGTTCCGGCTGATCCGCGAGGGCGAGGCGGACGTGGTGGTCTGCGGCGGCTCCGACGCGCCGCTGCACCCGACGGTCGCGGCCGCGTTCGTCAACGCCCGTTCGCTGGCGAACGGTTACGACGACCCGACCAAGGCGAGCCGGCCGTTCGACCAGGACCGCAACGGCTATGTGCTGGGCGAGGGCGCCGCGATGTTCATCCTGGAGCGGGCCGAGCACGCGGACGCCCGTGGCGCCGCCGGATACGCCGATGTCATCGGCTGGGGCGCGACCACCGACGGGTACCACGTGACCAAGCCCCGCCCGGACGGCTCGGGCGCCGCGGCCTGCATGCGCAAGGCCGTCGCGCGGGCCGGGCTGCGGCCCGAGGACATCGGATACGTCAACGCGCACGCCACCAGCACCGGTCTCGGCGACATCGCCGAGGCGCGGGCGATCCGGGCGGTGTTCGGCGACGAGACCCCGCCGGTCAGCTCCACCAAGTCCGTCACCGGCCATCTGATGGGCGCCTCCGGGGCGTTCGAGGCCGCCGCCACCGTGCTGGCCGTCGCCCACGGCACGCTGCCGCCGACGTTCAACCTGGACCAGGTCGGCCGGGGCTGCGAGCTCAACCACGTCCGTGGAAAGGCGTACCGGACCGAGGTGCGGGCGGCGCTCTCCAACTCCTTCGGATTCGGCGGGCACAACATCTCGCTGGCCATCGGCACCCCCACCACCCGGGGCCGGCGCCTCGCCGACGGAACGCGCAGCGATGGCTGA
- a CDS encoding class I adenylate-forming enzyme family protein: MTVRQLRAQLAADQELGVGNVLSTLVARAGESAESALTFDSEVDGHPAWQRLTLPDLERAVTARAAWLHTWGVQPRDAVAVFVSTAADHVLAYLALARIGAIPALLNANMDGTTARAYIGKVAPRALLTDAAHRARLGDGEFPGLLLGDIAETGTGDPALAPGQYRFHPTDAAVITHSSGTTGLPKPVIATHASLFAASRHRLSLPKPRTIDRMLSALPANHAAMVIAVTLALCSGTELMLVSEQDGLKVLEAVDRWKPSCVFGFAATWPQLVNRDLSAYDLDSVQMWWNTGDAAHEAHIRKLVAVGHRLVAQRGGGIARKEGATFMDGLGSSEMGHSMFFITHTAETDRYNRCIGKPHAFAEVAVLDELGEPLPPGRIGELGVNAPTVSPGYWNDSATTYRTRRAGYFLTGDLVYRDEAGYYYHVDRVVDTVALSGGRYLHTAQSEEQILARCPEVSDCTVIAVPGPDGAVTTEVLVSILPGAKAPADLDEQVRGALDEHVAATVRSVVVVDDEDIPHGPTGKVRKVILRERYSQAKAMPVIEQGVETV; this comes from the coding sequence ATGACCGTCCGACAATTGCGAGCCCAACTCGCGGCCGACCAGGAGCTGGGCGTCGGCAATGTGCTCAGCACCCTGGTCGCCCGCGCCGGGGAGTCCGCCGAGTCGGCGCTGACGTTCGACTCCGAGGTCGACGGGCACCCGGCCTGGCAGCGGCTGACGCTGCCCGACCTGGAGCGTGCCGTCACCGCCCGCGCGGCGTGGCTGCACACGTGGGGGGTGCAGCCACGCGACGCGGTCGCGGTGTTCGTCTCCACCGCGGCCGACCACGTGCTCGCCTATCTCGCGCTGGCCAGGATCGGGGCCATCCCGGCGCTGCTCAACGCGAACATGGACGGGACCACGGCCCGCGCCTACATCGGGAAGGTGGCGCCCCGCGCGCTGCTCACCGACGCCGCGCACCGCGCACGGCTCGGTGACGGGGAGTTCCCCGGCCTGCTGCTCGGTGACATCGCCGAGACCGGCACCGGCGACCCGGCCCTGGCACCCGGCCAGTACCGCTTCCACCCCACCGACGCCGCCGTCATCACCCACTCCTCCGGGACCACCGGGCTGCCCAAGCCCGTGATCGCCACCCACGCCAGTCTGTTCGCCGCCTCCCGGCACCGGCTCTCGCTGCCCAAGCCGCGCACCATCGACCGGATGCTCAGCGCCCTGCCGGCCAACCACGCGGCGATGGTGATCGCGGTGACGCTGGCACTGTGCAGCGGCACCGAGCTGATGCTCGTGTCGGAGCAGGACGGCCTGAAGGTCCTGGAGGCGGTGGACCGCTGGAAGCCGTCGTGCGTCTTCGGTTTCGCGGCCACCTGGCCGCAGCTGGTCAACCGGGACCTGAGCGCGTACGACCTGGACAGCGTGCAGATGTGGTGGAACACCGGGGACGCCGCGCACGAGGCGCACATCAGGAAGCTGGTCGCGGTCGGCCACCGGCTGGTCGCCCAGCGCGGCGGCGGGATCGCCCGCAAGGAGGGCGCCACCTTCATGGACGGCCTGGGCTCCAGCGAGATGGGCCACTCGATGTTCTTCATCACGCACACCGCCGAGACCGACCGCTACAACCGGTGCATCGGCAAGCCGCACGCGTTCGCCGAGGTGGCCGTCCTCGACGAGCTGGGCGAGCCGCTGCCGCCCGGCCGGATCGGTGAGCTGGGCGTGAACGCGCCCACCGTGTCCCCCGGGTACTGGAACGACTCGGCCACCACCTACCGCACCCGCAGGGCCGGCTACTTCCTCACCGGGGACCTCGTCTACCGGGACGAGGCCGGCTACTACTACCACGTCGACCGGGTCGTGGACACGGTCGCGCTGTCCGGCGGGCGCTATCTGCACACCGCGCAGTCGGAGGAACAGATCCTGGCCCGCTGCCCGGAGGTGTCCGACTGCACCGTCATCGCGGTGCCGGGCCCGGACGGTGCGGTGACCACCGAGGTGCTGGTGAGCATCCTCCCCGGCGCGAAGGCCCCGGCGGACCTCGACGAGCAGGTGCGCGGCGCCCTCGACGAGCATGTCGCGGCCACCGTGCGGAGCGTCGTGGTGGTCGACGACGAGGACATCCCGCACGGGCCGACCGGCAAGGTCCGCAAGGTCATTCTGCGCGAGCGCTACAGCCAGGCGAAGGCAATGCCCGTGATCGAGCAGGGAGTTGAGACGGTATGA
- a CDS encoding phosphopantetheine-binding protein: MKDDISQFLISALIKMKYDPETVSGSSSLGPAGIDLDSLGVADLVMQLEDRFGVQIDEDESERFAMMTIDQIAAESASRLQAA, translated from the coding sequence GTGAAGGACGACATTAGCCAGTTCCTCATCTCGGCCCTGATCAAGATGAAGTACGACCCGGAGACGGTCAGCGGGTCGAGCTCGCTGGGGCCCGCCGGCATCGACCTCGACTCCCTGGGCGTGGCCGACCTCGTGATGCAGCTGGAGGACCGCTTCGGGGTGCAGATCGACGAGGACGAGTCCGAGCGCTTCGCGATGATGACGATCGATCAGATCGCGGCGGAGTCGGCGAGCCGCCTCCAGGCCGCCTGA
- a CDS encoding 4'-phosphopantetheinyl transferase superfamily protein translates to MSARPAMDPNAVTVVLAPACGDRRDAARRLLVRVADELLGAPAAARIERDGLGRPYLTRADGAELQVSISHCDDVVAVALTRSGRVGVDLELVRTLPALRLAGRYFDRAEAQWLADRPAAGRTPDFLRLWTAKEALGKALGVGLRGGGLRRRVPPELLADADELSPLPGGPDLSLALPPAPYGLVVAVAAQGSPAGLPLRLYGSGYAGCRPWPLAGGS, encoded by the coding sequence ATGTCTGCGCGCCCGGCGATGGATCCGAACGCGGTCACTGTGGTGCTGGCCCCGGCCTGCGGGGACCGGCGGGACGCCGCCCGGCGACTACTGGTGCGGGTCGCGGACGAGCTGCTCGGGGCGCCGGCTGCGGCGCGCATCGAGCGCGACGGACTGGGCCGCCCGTATCTCACCCGGGCGGACGGGGCGGAACTTCAGGTGAGCATCAGCCACTGCGACGATGTGGTCGCCGTGGCCCTCACCCGGTCCGGACGAGTGGGTGTGGATCTGGAGTTGGTGCGCACGCTGCCCGCGCTGCGGCTGGCCGGGCGCTACTTCGACCGTGCCGAGGCACAGTGGCTGGCGGACCGCCCCGCGGCCGGCCGCACCCCGGACTTCCTTCGTCTGTGGACGGCGAAGGAGGCGCTGGGCAAGGCACTCGGCGTGGGACTGCGGGGCGGCGGACTGCGGCGGCGGGTGCCGCCGGAGCTGCTGGCGGACGCGGACGAGCTGTCGCCGCTGCCGGGCGGTCCTGACCTCTCACTGGCCCTGCCGCCGGCGCCGTACGGCCTGGTCGTGGCAGTGGCGGCGCAGGGGTCCCCCGCCGGACTGCCGCTGCGGCTCTACGGATCGGGATACGCGGGGTGCAGGCCCTGGCCCCTTGCGGGCGGCTCATGA
- a CDS encoding class I adenylate-forming enzyme family protein produces MDVDELFLAGPADEPVLRLGESIERGRLRKLVSERQKQLRDAGLHTGGSVAVHLPPSLEFIAHVLAVWKSGAQAILVDHRFTAFEVNSCVERLAPQFIVEPAEPATGMMRGFRDTGSVIRPLDGGRAPGTGHALIQFSSGSTGPSKVIGRTAADLVAEVERYTRIDGFPGAGHQVVMLASMTNVLGLVGGLLNSLHTGAEMVIPRHTGKDGILRTLVEATAPTVLIGVPSQVDLLARVADPPALPLFRRVITGGELVRDALWNSFAQRYGVRIGTMYGMTEAGVMAVDVLGEHRPALLPAPGHELRLENGELMLRQPASPYLGDPDPSRWSDGWLHTRDAGTVDASTGRVTVLGRLDSQVSVGGLKVDLNEVEQTLAGAPGVTEAVVVHDGAIQAFVALDGGGTGAPEIEAYLRQRLAGYKRPRAVYVLPALPRTSSGKPIRNAEALNASRPGAAAPS; encoded by the coding sequence GTGGACGTTGACGAGCTGTTTCTCGCCGGTCCGGCCGATGAGCCGGTACTCCGGCTCGGAGAATCCATCGAACGTGGCCGGCTGCGGAAGCTGGTGTCGGAACGGCAGAAGCAATTGCGGGACGCCGGGCTGCACACCGGGGGTTCCGTCGCCGTTCATCTGCCTCCTTCGCTCGAATTCATCGCCCATGTGCTGGCGGTCTGGAAATCCGGTGCGCAGGCCATTCTGGTGGACCACCGCTTCACCGCATTCGAAGTGAATTCCTGTGTCGAGCGGCTGGCTCCGCAGTTCATCGTGGAGCCGGCCGAACCGGCCACCGGCATGATGCGCGGCTTCCGGGACACCGGAAGCGTCATCAGGCCGCTGGACGGCGGCCGCGCGCCCGGGACCGGGCACGCCCTCATCCAGTTCAGCTCGGGTTCCACCGGCCCCTCCAAGGTCATCGGCCGCACGGCCGCGGACCTGGTGGCCGAGGTCGAGCGCTACACCCGGATCGACGGCTTCCCGGGCGCCGGCCACCAGGTGGTGATGCTCGCGTCGATGACCAATGTGCTCGGCCTGGTCGGTGGCCTCCTCAACAGCCTGCACACCGGCGCCGAGATGGTCATACCCCGGCACACCGGCAAGGACGGCATCCTGCGCACCCTCGTCGAGGCGACCGCACCCACCGTGCTCATCGGGGTGCCCTCCCAGGTCGACCTGCTGGCCCGGGTGGCCGACCCGCCCGCGCTGCCGCTGTTCCGACGGGTCATCACCGGCGGTGAGCTGGTCCGCGACGCGCTGTGGAACTCCTTCGCGCAGCGGTACGGGGTACGCATCGGCACGATGTACGGGATGACCGAGGCCGGGGTGATGGCCGTCGACGTACTCGGTGAGCACCGGCCGGCCCTGCTGCCCGCACCCGGCCATGAACTCCGGTTGGAGAACGGCGAACTGATGCTGCGGCAGCCGGCGTCGCCCTATCTCGGCGACCCCGACCCGAGCCGGTGGTCGGACGGCTGGCTGCACACCCGGGACGCCGGGACGGTCGACGCCTCCACGGGACGGGTGACCGTCCTCGGTAGACTCGACTCCCAGGTGTCGGTCGGCGGGCTCAAGGTCGATCTGAACGAGGTCGAACAGACACTGGCCGGTGCGCCGGGCGTGACCGAGGCGGTGGTCGTCCACGACGGTGCGATCCAGGCGTTCGTGGCACTGGACGGCGGAGGCACCGGTGCGCCCGAGATCGAGGCCTATCTGAGACAGCGGCTCGCGGGCTACAAACGGCCCCGCGCCGTCTACGTCCTGCCGGCGCTCCCGCGGACCAGCAGCGGCAAGCCGATCCGCAACGCCGAGGCGCTCAACGCCTCCCGGCCCGGCGCGGCGGCCCCGTCATGA